A window of Gouania willdenowi chromosome 12, fGouWil2.1, whole genome shotgun sequence contains these coding sequences:
- the rpl37 gene encoding large ribosomal subunit protein eL37 translates to MTKGTSSFGKRRNKTHTLCRRCGSKAYHLQKSSCGKCGYPQKRKRKYNWSAKAKRRNTTGTGRLRHLKVVYRRFRNGFREGTTPKPRRAAVAASSSS, encoded by the exons ATG ACGAAGGGCACGTCCTCTTTCGGTAAACGCCGAAATAAGACCCACACTCTGTGTCGGCGTTGTGGGTCCAAGGCCTATCACCTGCAGAAGTCCAGCTGTGGCAAGTGTGGTTACCCCCAGAAACGCAAAAGAAAGT ACAACTGGAGCGCTAAGGCTAAGAGGAGGAACACGACTGGAACCGGCCGTCTGAGACACCTGAAGGTCGTCTACCGCAGATTCAG gAATGGTTTCAGAGAAGGTACCACCCCCAAACCCCGACGTGCTGCAGTAGCCGCCTCCAGCTCATCctaa